Proteins from a single region of Segatella copri:
- a CDS encoding type IX secretion system plug protein: protein MKQLYTVISLLFLFTYPAWAQQHEIFNQRIRTLQVVGGTNWLSLPVSSLGGEPIHIDFDDMTHNYHRYSYKIEHCDANWNVSSSLFESDYMRGFNGNQIIEDVEQSINTNHPYTHYHLTIPNADCQLTMSGNYRLTVYDDNAENEEEGKMFTACLMITEPQPLVKLKLEATSTTDIDIQKDHQQLKMELDHSQLRITHPNQLNIVVLQNGRWDNAVINPKPDYLSAGKMSWQHVRALIFDAGNEYRKFEFLDTDHPTMGIDAIDWDGSDYQVKVMTDSPRPNYVYDEAAKGSFYIRNSDNVENNNTCEYAQIHFTLKTPKLPGDVYLNADWTYDRFLPEYRMEYDEMTKTYHARLFMKQGYYSYQYLMKMEDGSIRLLPSEGNFYQTQNKYNVLVYYRAQSDRTDRLVGYGELK, encoded by the coding sequence ATGAAACAATTATACACTGTTATCTCCCTTCTCTTTCTGTTTACCTATCCTGCCTGGGCGCAGCAGCACGAGATATTCAACCAGCGCATCAGAACCCTACAGGTTGTAGGCGGAACCAACTGGTTATCGCTCCCAGTATCGTCACTGGGTGGAGAACCTATCCATATCGATTTTGACGACATGACGCACAATTATCATCGGTACAGCTACAAGATTGAACATTGTGATGCAAACTGGAACGTATCTTCTTCGCTCTTTGAAAGCGACTATATGAGAGGCTTCAACGGCAATCAGATTATTGAAGATGTAGAGCAATCCATCAACACCAATCATCCTTACACTCATTATCATCTGACAATTCCCAATGCCGACTGCCAACTTACCATGAGCGGCAACTACAGACTGACGGTTTATGACGACAATGCGGAAAACGAGGAAGAAGGCAAAATGTTTACAGCCTGCTTGATGATTACGGAGCCTCAGCCATTGGTTAAACTCAAGTTAGAAGCTACTTCTACAACAGATATAGATATCCAGAAGGACCATCAGCAACTGAAAATGGAACTGGATCACAGCCAGCTAAGAATCACTCATCCCAACCAGCTGAACATCGTAGTGCTTCAGAACGGAAGATGGGACAATGCAGTCATTAATCCTAAACCCGACTACCTGAGTGCGGGCAAAATGAGTTGGCAGCATGTAAGAGCTCTGATTTTCGATGCAGGCAATGAATACAGAAAGTTTGAGTTTCTGGACACCGACCATCCAACCATGGGAATAGACGCTATAGATTGGGATGGAAGCGACTATCAGGTAAAGGTAATGACTGACAGCCCTCGCCCCAATTACGTTTACGATGAAGCTGCCAAAGGTTCGTTTTATATCCGCAACAGCGACAACGTAGAAAACAACAACACCTGCGAATATGCACAGATTCACTTTACCCTGAAAACTCCAAAACTGCCAGGCGATGTTTATCTGAACGCAGATTGGACCTACGACCGTTTCCTCCCAGAATACCGGATGGAATATGATGAAATGACGAAAACCTATCACGCACGTCTCTTCATGAAGCAAGGTTATTACAGTTATCAGTATCTCATGAAGATGGAGGACGGAAGCATCAGGCTGCTCCCATCAGAAGGAAATTTCTACCAGACCCAGAACAAATACAATGTACTGGTTTACTATCGGGCTCAGAGCGACCGCACCGACCGGCTGGTAGGATATGGAGAATTAAAATAA
- a CDS encoding HD domain-containing protein: MKQQVNLEIMDFVEKQILPKYNAFGESHGLRHVTRVIRNSLKLVPVTGADIDMVYVIAAYHDLGMSGPRAIHHITSGKILQADSRLKRWFNKEQIKIMKEAVEDHRASSSRQPRSIYGKIVAEADRDIDVHEIFLRAIQYGKENNPDDDKEQQWERFSQHMDEKYSRNGYIRLWIPNSPNEKALNELRNIIEDKTELRKYFEKIFEENS, encoded by the coding sequence ATGAAGCAACAGGTAAATCTCGAAATCATGGACTTTGTGGAGAAACAGATTCTCCCCAAATATAATGCTTTTGGCGAAAGTCATGGACTCAGACATGTTACCCGAGTCATCAGAAACTCTCTGAAACTGGTTCCGGTAACCGGAGCCGACATCGATATGGTGTATGTTATAGCCGCTTACCACGACCTGGGGATGAGCGGTCCGCGTGCCATTCACCATATTACCAGCGGTAAGATTCTGCAGGCAGATTCAAGACTGAAGCGCTGGTTCAATAAAGAACAGATCAAAATCATGAAAGAAGCTGTTGAGGACCATCGGGCTTCATCCAGCCGTCAGCCTCGCAGCATCTATGGCAAGATTGTGGCAGAAGCCGATCGCGATATTGATGTTCACGAAATTTTTCTGCGCGCCATACAGTATGGTAAAGAAAATAATCCAGATGATGACAAGGAGCAGCAATGGGAGCGGTTCAGCCAGCACATGGACGAAAAATATTCACGAAACGGATACATCAGGTTATGGATTCCCAACTCACCTAATGAGAAAGCGCTCAACGAACTTCGCAATATTATAGAGGACAAAACGGAACTGAGAAAATATTTCGAAAAAATATTCGAAGAAAACAGCTAA
- the menA gene encoding 1,4-dihydroxy-2-naphthoate octaprenyltransferase, translated as MIETNSIKAWYLAARPKTLTAAAVPVLLGIALAYKDTQQIQTLPALLCLLFAWVMQIDSNLVNDYFDFKHGNDDETRLGPKRACAEGWITLGAMKWGIILTTLLGCAIGLPLVLFGGWEMVIVGICCIVFCFLYTTCLSYLGMGDLLVLLFFGIVPVCCTYYLVMPKTMQGVSMEAVLVSVACGLVVDTLLILNNYRDHDNDLRAGKKTLVVHIGKKNAERLYCALGNLGIITIIGVTTYEVFQHEASSIFLPFAALYIVLHNRTYVEMKKIGEGRELNRILGKTALNIFCFGIVSSLIIIGMAN; from the coding sequence ATGATAGAAACAAATTCTATAAAAGCATGGTATCTAGCCGCTCGCCCGAAGACTCTGACGGCGGCGGCTGTTCCTGTTTTATTGGGTATTGCGCTGGCTTATAAAGACACTCAGCAGATACAGACATTGCCAGCCCTACTCTGCCTGCTCTTTGCATGGGTGATGCAGATAGACAGCAATCTGGTGAATGATTATTTCGACTTCAAACATGGTAATGACGATGAAACCCGGCTGGGACCGAAACGTGCCTGCGCTGAAGGCTGGATAACTTTGGGAGCCATGAAATGGGGAATCATCCTCACTACTCTTCTGGGCTGCGCCATAGGGCTTCCGCTGGTTCTTTTCGGAGGTTGGGAAATGGTTATCGTAGGCATCTGTTGCATAGTCTTCTGTTTTCTCTATACTACCTGTCTCAGCTATCTGGGCATGGGCGATCTTCTGGTACTGCTCTTCTTCGGCATTGTACCCGTATGCTGCACTTATTATCTCGTAATGCCCAAAACCATGCAGGGAGTAAGCATGGAAGCGGTTCTCGTATCTGTAGCCTGCGGACTGGTAGTTGATACGCTGCTCATTCTGAACAATTACCGCGATCATGACAACGACCTGAGAGCCGGCAAGAAGACCCTTGTGGTTCACATAGGAAAGAAGAATGCCGAGCGGTTATACTGCGCATTGGGCAATTTGGGAATCATTACCATAATAGGTGTAACCACCTACGAAGTATTTCAGCATGAAGCCAGCAGCATCTTCCTGCCGTTCGCAGCACTCTATATCGTTCTGCACAACAGAACCTATGTGGAGATGAAAAAGATAGGCGAAGGCAGAGAACTGAACAGAATTCTAGGCAAAACAGCTCTGAACATCTTCTGTTTCGGCATTGTATCATCCCTGATCATCATCGGAATGGCGAATTGA
- a CDS encoding putative porin yields MKKKKIIFSSLLFCAATIPVAAQNDFNYNEDSQFRPQTNRKVNTDSLGSDKEIPKGIRVWTVDERFGDTKAAVVDTLQHMYMNTTFTEGLRGEYNTLGNMGTARLNRIFIDRRNTQGNFIFTEPYDYIVNPVSDFHFTNTYSPITNITLNSCGDKVTGEDDFKAMFAVNANKRLGAGFRFDYKYGRGYYNAQSTSHFKYTMWASYLGDRYQAHFLFSTNHEKMTENGGITNDDYIKHPEIYTESFATNEIPTVLEQNWNRLDNQHIFFTHRYNVGFSRKVKMTEEEIKAKKFAMASKKENTEEEAKEEARKKAKEQGKKFDEKAYDKQQGAKFSGRPDGAKIAGDEPAKDSATKDIRNDSTRIAVNGKAAADSLLAVQKKNAEDSLFYKSEYVPVTSFIHTVKFDNYRRIYEAYQTPADYYLNEYYDAGRLTGDSIYDQTKHWHMKNTFAIAMLEGFNKWAKAGLKAFASYDLRHYELPTREGGLEKYNEHVLSVGGQLSKQEGKTLHYNAVAEIGLTGVDAGTLAIDGNVDVNIPFLGDTLQVRGDAFFHRETPSFYYRNYHARHLWWENDLDKTIHTRIMGTLSFPKTRTKLRVAVDEIKNYTYFSQSYDITEKGLRTGVMVTPMQESGGINLLTAQLEQNFRLGILNWENQFTYQHSSKESVLPVPAFNAYTNLYIKFKIVKVLNVDLGADMRYFTSYEAPDYSPYMGQYTVQGNGENNVKIGNYPIVNVYANVHIKHTRFFVMMSHINAGQGDKNYFFAPHYPMNERVFRIGVSWNFFN; encoded by the coding sequence ATGAAGAAGAAGAAAATTATATTCTCATCACTCCTATTTTGTGCTGCAACCATCCCGGTTGCGGCACAAAATGATTTTAACTATAACGAAGATTCGCAGTTCCGTCCTCAAACCAACCGCAAGGTGAACACCGATTCACTAGGCTCAGACAAGGAGATTCCGAAAGGCATCAGAGTATGGACCGTAGACGAACGCTTCGGCGACACAAAGGCTGCGGTAGTAGACACCTTGCAGCACATGTATATGAACACAACCTTCACGGAAGGACTGAGAGGCGAATACAATACTCTCGGAAACATGGGTACTGCCCGACTGAACCGAATCTTCATCGACCGCCGCAACACGCAGGGCAACTTCATCTTTACAGAGCCCTACGATTATATCGTAAATCCGGTAAGCGACTTCCACTTCACTAACACCTACTCACCCATCACGAACATAACGCTGAACAGCTGTGGCGACAAGGTGACGGGAGAAGACGACTTCAAGGCCATGTTTGCCGTGAATGCAAACAAAAGGCTAGGCGCCGGTTTCAGATTCGACTACAAGTATGGCAGAGGATATTATAATGCCCAGAGTACCAGCCACTTTAAATACACCATGTGGGCATCTTACCTGGGCGACCGCTATCAGGCACACTTCCTCTTCAGTACCAATCATGAGAAGATGACCGAGAACGGCGGTATTACCAACGATGATTACATCAAACATCCGGAAATCTATACCGAATCGTTTGCCACCAATGAAATTCCTACCGTTCTGGAACAGAACTGGAACCGACTGGACAACCAGCACATCTTCTTTACCCACCGCTACAACGTAGGTTTCAGCCGAAAGGTAAAGATGACCGAAGAAGAAATCAAGGCAAAGAAATTTGCCATGGCTTCGAAAAAGGAAAATACTGAAGAGGAAGCGAAGGAAGAAGCCAGAAAGAAAGCCAAGGAACAAGGCAAGAAATTTGATGAGAAAGCCTACGACAAACAGCAGGGAGCTAAATTCAGCGGCCGTCCTGACGGAGCCAAGATTGCAGGCGATGAACCGGCTAAAGACTCAGCCACAAAGGACATCAGGAACGACAGTACCCGAATCGCAGTAAACGGAAAAGCTGCTGCCGACAGTCTGCTTGCCGTCCAGAAGAAAAATGCCGAAGACTCGCTTTTCTACAAGAGCGAATATGTTCCGGTAACGAGTTTCATCCATACGGTAAAGTTTGACAACTATCGCCGTATTTACGAAGCTTATCAGACCCCAGCCGACTATTATCTGAATGAATATTACGATGCAGGCAGGCTGACCGGCGACTCCATCTACGACCAGACCAAGCACTGGCACATGAAGAATACCTTCGCCATCGCCATGCTTGAAGGTTTCAACAAATGGGCAAAGGCAGGACTGAAGGCTTTCGCCAGCTACGACCTCCGACACTACGAACTGCCAACCAGGGAAGGCGGTTTAGAAAAATACAACGAGCATGTGCTGAGCGTAGGCGGACAGCTGAGCAAGCAGGAAGGCAAGACCCTCCACTACAATGCCGTAGCAGAAATAGGACTGACGGGTGTTGACGCCGGAACCCTTGCCATAGATGGTAATGTAGACGTGAACATCCCATTCCTGGGCGACACGCTTCAGGTAAGAGGCGATGCTTTCTTCCATAGAGAAACCCCATCGTTCTATTACCGCAACTATCACGCCCGCCATCTGTGGTGGGAGAATGATCTCGACAAGACCATCCATACCCGCATCATGGGTACGCTCTCCTTCCCTAAGACACGCACCAAGCTGAGAGTGGCTGTAGATGAAATCAAGAACTACACCTACTTCTCGCAGAGCTATGACATTACAGAAAAAGGGTTGCGAACAGGAGTCATGGTTACACCAATGCAGGAAAGCGGAGGAATCAACCTGCTGACAGCACAATTGGAACAGAACTTCAGACTAGGCATTCTGAACTGGGAAAACCAGTTTACCTATCAGCACTCAAGCAAGGAGAGTGTACTGCCAGTACCAGCCTTCAATGCCTACACCAACCTCTACATCAAGTTCAAGATAGTAAAGGTGCTGAACGTAGATCTGGGTGCTGACATGCGCTACTTTACAAGCTATGAAGCTCCCGACTATTCACCTTATATGGGACAGTATACGGTACAGGGCAATGGCGAGAACAACGTAAAGATAGGCAACTATCCTATCGTCAATGTTTACGCCAACGTTCACATCAAGCACACCCGTTTCTTCGTAATGATGAGCCACATCAATGCAGGACAGGGCGACAAGAACTACTTCTTCGCTCCTCATTATCCTATGAACGAGCGAGTGTTCCGTATTGGAGTAAGTTGGAACTTCTTCAATTAA